GGGCTGGTTGTAGCGGAACACGCGCCGCTCGTCGGCGGGCTTATCGGCCGCGCCGCACGCACTCAGCAGCGCCAGCACCGGCAGCGCCAGGCTGCGCCCTAGGTGCTGGCGGCGGCGGAATAAAGCAGGAGGGGAGAAAAGAGGGTTCAAGTGCTTACGGGGCCAGGAGCTAGCAGCCGCCATTGGCTTAGGCAAAGGAAAAGAACTCAGAAGCAGGCCGTTGCCCGGCGGATGAGCGCGCCTTTGGCACTAGGCTTTGGCTCTTTTCGAAGGGGTTTCGGAAGGGCCGCCAGATGCCAAAAAACGGGCTCCGCGAACGGGAAAGACGTGTATATTTGTAGCAAAGTACGGCTAAATCTGCGCTCGGCCGCAGCCGTGTTTATCCGCTAACTTCGCTGCATGGAACTTACCTATTACGGACACTCCTGCTTTGGTCTGCTGGTGGGCGGCTCGCGCCTGCTGTTCGATCCGTTCATCCGGCCCAACGCGTTGGCCAAAGACGTACAGGTAGATCAGATCCAGGCCGACTTTATCCTGCTCTCGCACGGCCACTTCGACCACGTATCGGAAGTTGAGGAAATTGGCAAGCGCACCAACGCCCCGCTGGTAGGTATGTTTGAGGTGCTGAGCTGGTTTGAGCAGAAAGGCCTGCAGGCGCCGTACAAAATGAACATCGGCGGCCGCGCGCAGCTGCCCTTCGGTACCGTAAAGATGGTGCCGGCCGTGCACAGCTCCTCCATGCCCGATGGCTCGTACGGCGGCGTGGCCGGCGGCTTCGTGCTCGAAACCGCCGAAGGCAACCTGTACTTTGCCGGCGACACGGCCCTCACCTACGAAATGAAGCTCATCGGCGAGCGTACCAAGCTCGACGTAGCCCTGCTGCCCATCGGCGACAACTTCACCATGGGCATCGACGATGCTTTGCAGGCGGCCCAGTGGCTTGGCGTAAAGCGCGTGGTGGGCATGCACTACGACACCTTTCCGCCGATTAAGCTCGACCACGACGCGGCGCAGCGCAAAGCGCAGGAGGCCGGTGTGGAGCTGGTGCTGCTGAACATCGGCCAAACGATTAACTTGTGAAAGCTTTCAGCCGATAGCGGCAAGCCATTGGCCGAAAACTTCGTCATAAACTAACAGCTAAAAGCCAACAGCTAATAGCTCAGAACACATGGGTAAAATTATTGCGGTAGCAAACCAGAAAGGCGGCGTGGGCAAAACCACCTCGTCCATCAACCTCGCGGCGTCGTTGGCTGCGCTGGAATACCGCACCCTGCTGGTAGATGCCGATCCGCAGGCCAACGCCACCTCCGGCGTGGGCTTCGATCCGAAGGACATCCAACACAGCATTTACGAGTGCATGGTCGACGGCATCAACGCCCAGGACATTATCCTGCAGACCAATATTCTGCCTCACCTCGACCTGATGCCTTCGCACATCGACCTGGTAGGGGCCGAGGTGGAAATGATCAACCTGCCCAACCGCGAGGAAAAGATGAAGCAGGCGTTGGCGGCGTTGGCCGATCAGTACGACTTCATCATCATCGACTGTTCGCCCTCCCTAGGTCTGATCACCGTAAACGCCCTCACGGCCGCCAACTCGGTGATTATCCCGGTGCAGTGCGAGTACTTTGCCCTGGAGGGCCTGGGCAAGCTGCTGAACACCATCAAGATTATCCAGAGCCGCCTGAACCCGCAGTTGGAAATCGAGGGCATCCTGCTCACGATGTACGACGTGCGTTTGCGCCTCTCCAACCAGGTGGTAGAAGAGGTAAAGCTGCACTTCCAGCAACTGGTGTTCGATACCATCATTCCGCGCAACGTAAAGCTGTCGGAGTCGCCGAGCTTCGGTATTCCGGTTATCCTGCACGATGCCGAAAGCAAAGGCTCGATCAGTTACCTGAACCTGGCCCGCGAAATCGTGGAGAAAAACGCCGTAACCCAGGACGGCGCCGCTTACGCCGAAGGCGACGCCGCGTAAACGTTATTTGCTACTTCAGCCTGCAAGGGCAGCTCCTACCTAGGAGCTGCCCTTTTGCTTTGCCTCAAAAACCCGCGCCGGGGAGTGCGAAGCCGGACAGCGTGCGGCTGGGATTATCGGGTGTTGGTGGTGCGCCGATTAGCCGAAAACCCACGATCAAGCATCTCATCAGTAGGCAATTATGATTTATTGTAGAGGTATTGTATTTGTTATATTATTCCTTGATGAAATAAAATTTAAAGATTAAATTATCTAAACAAAACATCAAACCGTACAAGGTATGGCTCCCTACAGCTACTGCTTTTCCGCCGTGGCGCACTCGTGCTCTTCGCTATTACCCGCCCACCTCTTCTCCACCCGCTATGAAGCATGCTTTACTGTTATTCCTCCTGTCGGTAGGGCAGGTGGGATACTTACAGAGTTCGGCTTCGGGGCAAAACCTGATCCAGAACGGAACCTTTAGCAAGTACCCGGCGCACTCGGCCACTGCCGCCGAACTGCCGCCCGGAACCGACCTAGGCGGCTGGAGCAGTGGTTTGGGGTATGCCGGCACCAGCATGTACCCGCCCGATACCAAGATATCGGTGCAAACGGGCTCCGTTGTTTACTACTACAACATGGTGCGCCAAGGTACTTTCCCCGGCGACCCGGCCAACCGCGTGCCGCCGTCCAGCACTTGGCTGTACTCCAACGGCAATATCAGCGGCTTGCCCATGACGGTGTGGATTCAGCGCGTGGAGGTGAAGCCCAATGCCGATTACCTGTTCAGCTTTTATACCTCCAACGCCATCAGCTCGGAGCGCGACCTGAAGTCGGACCCGGTGCTGCGCATCGAGGTGGATGGCAAGCAGGTAGGAAAAGACATGCAGGTGTACGACGAGGCCGATCCGCGCTCGGGCCACAACGGCCGCGACGGTTGGGACCGGCGCGTAGTGCACTTTCAAACCGGGCCCACCACTACCAGCATCGAGCTGAAGATTATTGACCTGGCCACCGATAGCAACGGCGACGACCTGGCCCTTACCGCCCTGGACTTGCACCAGGCTACCAAGGAAGAAATTATTCGGGCCACCGCGCCCAGCGGGCTGGCGCTGTTTCCTAACCCCGCCGTGCGCTCTACCCGGCTCGACCTGCGCACCCTGCCCTTGGGCAAGTACGAGGTTATGTTTATCGACGCGGTGGGGCGGTGGGTACGCACCGAGCAACACCTGGGCGGCGAAATGCAGGCCATTGATTTGCGCGACCTGCCCGTGGGCACGTATTTGGTGCGGATACGCGGCGGCAAAAACAGCCACACCCTGCGCCTGCTAAAAGAGTAGGCCCGGCCCGCCACCCAGGGGGCTAAGACCACGAATTCTTGTGTCTGGCGGGGGCCGGGAACACCTATGTGTTTCCGGCCCCCGCTTGGTATTTTAGGCCAGGTTGCCTATTGGCCGAGGTGCTACCGGCTGTTGGTAACCTAGATAGAAAAACATTAATTATAATTTTTCTTATTGGGAAATGCTCACTCCAGAGCCTCTGATGGCGAGTGTCAGCTTAGTGAGGTACCCTGGGTAGCGGGATGCTGAAAATTTACCCGCATGGCAAAAGCAGTTGAAAAACAGCTTTTAAGCGCCTTGATGCGGGTTTTTGATAGGACACGCGCTGTTGGCAAACCCGGCGGCAAGCCAGTAGGTTGCCGCTGGCTCGGCTATAAACCGTAATTTTGTGCACTATCCGGTACTTTGCCGGTAATATCACTCTTAATCATAACACGATGCGTAGTCTGATATTCTGCACAGTACTGGCCGGGCTTGCTGCCGGCCCGTTTGGGTTGGTTGGCGCTGAGGCACACGCAATGAGAGGGGAAGGGGCAGCTCGGATGTTCGGGAACGCAGCAATGCGGATAGCCCGCCCGGCGGCATTGCCCGTGCAAGGCGCCGGCAGCGGCCTTACGGCCAGCTACTTTGCCAACGGCACGCTGGCTGGCGCTCCGAGCGTACGCCGCATCGATGCAGCCATTGACTTTAACTGGGGCACCGGCGCCCCCGCCGAAGGCCTGCCCACCGATAACTTTTCGGTGCGGTGGGAGGGGCTGCTGGCCGCGCCCAGCACCGGCCGTTACCGCTTTCTGGCCCGCACCGAGGACGAAGTACGCGTGTGGGTAAACGGTAAGCAAATGCTCGACACCTGGAATGGACGCAAGCCCAGCGCGGGTGAAGGCTACGTGGAGCTGGCTGCGGGCGAGAAAACCAGCATCCGGATTGAGTATGCCGACTCCGAGGGCGATGCCCGCCTGCAGCTGCAGTGGGTGCCACCGGGCCAGGCGGCGCAGGTTATCGGCACGAGCTACCTTTACCCGCTCGGCTCGCCCACCACGCCCGACCCGGTAAACCCCGCCGCGGCCGTAGCGGCCGCGCCGGTTGCCAAACCGCAGCCCACGCCGGTAAAGAAGCCCGCGGCTGCCAAGCCGGCTCCCAAAACGGCAGCCGCCAAGCCAGCCGAAACCAAACCCGTAGCCAAAGCGGCCCCGAAGCCCGAAGCCCCCAAAGCTGAGGCCAAGCCCAAGCAAAGCAAAGCCGACGCCAAAGCGGCCGAAACCGCGGCCGCACTGCCGGCCGGTGTATACATTCTGACCTCGCGGGCGGGCAACAAGCCGCTGGAGGTAATTGAGCCCGGCCGCCCCAACCGCCGCGCTTACTCCGAAGCCGGCGCCGGCGGCCCCACCGTGGAAGGCCGCAGCACGGCCCCGCAGTGGCGCATCGAGAGCCTGGGCAACGGCTTCTACCGCATCGGCGTGCAAGGCAGCAACAAAGTGCTCGAAGTGCTGGGCAGCGCCACCTCCAACGGCACGCCCATGAGCCTCTGGACGTACTACAGCGGCAACAACCAGCTGTGGCGCATCGAGCCGGCCGAAGGCAGCTACTACAAGCTGATTGCCAAGCACAGCAACAAAGCCCTGACGGCCAAAGACTCCATCGAAGGCGGCTTGCAGCAGTGGCGCTACAGCGCGCGTGTCGATCAGCAGTGGAAACTGGAGGCCGTAGCTACCGAAGACGAAGTAGCCTCCGTGGCGGCCGCCGCACCGGCCGACCTCAAAGGCACCGGCTCGTACAACATGAGCATTTACCCCAACCCCAGCAACGGCGTGGTGCAGCTGCGCTACTCGCTGCCCGAAGAAATTCCGATGGGTTGGGTGCTTTACAACCAGAACGGCGCCCCGGTGCGCGTGTCGGACTACCGCCGCAAAAACGCCGGTGCCCACCACCAGACGCTCGATTTCACGGGCCTGCCCGCCGGCGACTACAACCTGCGCATGACAGTAGGTGCCAACACTACGCGTGTGCAACTGCAATTGCGCAAGCCGTCGGCCGGCGAGGCCGCAACAGCCGACGAAGCTTCGGCCTCGGGCGCCAAGCAGCCCTAGGTCGGGTTAGGCCAATGAACACCAAAGGGCTGGCTCCTACTCGGAGCCAGCCCTTTGCGTTAGTACGGATTAGGTTATGTCTGGAAAGTACGAAACGGTCATGTTGAGCCCTTGCGACGACCTAGGGGTCGACAAGCCCGGCATGAGGGTCAAGAAACCCAAATGACCCTACAGCCGCGACTTAATACAGCACCCGGAACTTAATCGTCTGCTCTACCTGCCGGAGGGCTTTAATCACCTCCTGGTCGTACTCGCGGTTCACGTCGGTAATCACGTAGCCGATGTGCTCGTTGGTTTTGAGGTACTGACCCAGGATGTTGACGGCGTGCGCTGCCAGCACGTTGTTGATGTGGGCCAGCACGCCGGGCACGTTGTGGTGAATGTGAATGAGGCGGTGGGCCTGCTGCTGCGGCGGTAGCTGAATGTTGGGCAGGTTCACGCTCTGCAGGGTGTTGCCGGTGTTCACGTAGCCCATGATGCGCTCGGGCACAAACTCGGCAATGTTGCGCTGCGCCTCGGCCGTGCTGCCGCCCACGTGCGGCGTAAGCAGCACGTTGGGCAAGCCGCGCAGCGGGCTTTCGAAAGGCTCGTCGTTGGTTTTGGGCTCGTAGGGAAACACATCCACCGAAGCACCGCCTAGGTGCCCCGAGCGCAAGGCATCGGCCAGAGCCGTGATATCGACGACGTGGCCGCGGGCGTTGTTGAGCAGCAGCGCGCCGGGCTTCATCAGGGCCAACTCAGCGGCCCCGATGAGGTTGGTGTTTTCGGGTCGGCCATCCACGTGCAGCGTTACCACATCGGCCTGGCGCAACAGCTCCTCCAGGGTGCGGCACTTGGTGGCGTTGCCGAGCTGCAGCTTTTCGGCAATGTCGTAGTAGAGCACCTGCATGCCCACGGCTTCGGCCACCACCGAAAGCTGCGACCCGATGTTGCCGTAGCCCACAATGCCCAGCTTTTTGCCCCGGATTTCGAACGCGCCGCGCGCCGACTTGTCCCACACGCCGCGGTGCATTTGCTCCGACTTCACGGGCAGGCGGCGCGCCAGGGCGATGATTTCACCTAGGGCCAGCTCCACCACCGAGCGGGTGTTGGAGAAAGGCGCGTTGAATACAGCAATGCCGCGCTGCATGCAGCCGAGCAAATCAATTTGGTTGGTGCCGATGCAAAAGGCGCCCACGGCAATGAGGCGGTTGGCGCGCTCCAGTACGCGGGGCGTAACCTGCGTTTTCGACCGGATGCCCAGGATGCTGATGCCCTCGATGCGCTCCATCAGCTCCTCCTCATCGAGGCCGCCGGGCACCACCTCCACCTGGTAGCCCTCCTCGCGAAACAGGCGCTCGGCCGTAGGTTCGATGTTTTCGAGCAGCAGCGCGCGGATGCGGTTTTTGGGGTAGGAGAGAGTCATCGGCAACTTGTTTTGGTAGAGAAACTCGTCGAAGGAAGGCACTACCTCATCGGCTTGGGCCACCACGGCCGGGCGGGCCACGTTTTCGGTGAAGGCGTAGAAGCGGGCGGCCAGGCCGGCCTCGCGAATCTGGTAATCGGTAATGCCGTCGCCGAGCACGTACACCGGCGCGTCGTCGAGGCCCAGCAGGTGCAGTTGCAGGATTTTGCCGCCGTCCTGGCTCAGCGGGTTTTCGGGGTCGAAACCGGTGATGCGGCCCTCGGCATCGAAGGTGAACGTGTTGGCCAGCACCTGCTCGGGCGGAATGCCGAACTCGGCCACCACCGGCTCGATGAACTCGCGAAAACCGCTGCTCACGATGTACACGCGGTCGGCGTGCTGCTGAAAAAACGCCTGGTTGCGCCGGATGCTCTCGGTAACCTTGGTGCGCAGGTGCTGCACCAGCTCGTGCAGGTGTTCGCGCCGGGCCGGCAGCAGCTCGATGCGCCGCCGCAGCGACTCGCTGAACGACACGGAGCCATCCATGCCGCCGTCGGTGAGGGCCTTGATCTGGGCCACTACCTGCTCGCGCTCGGGGCGGCCGCGCAGGGCAATATCAGCCAGCTCATCAAGCGCCTCTACCTGCGTAAAGGTGCTGTCGAAATCGATAACGATGTAAGGAAACGGCGGGGCGGTGTTGCTCATGGTGCGGGCAAGGTAGGGCAGAAACGTTTAGGCCGCTACTGCTGCCGGAGCCAGCCAAACGGGCAAGGCAGCAGCGGGCACAAAAAAGCCCGCCGGCAACAAGTGCCGGCGGGCTAGGCTTTGAAGTGCCGAAGCAGGGCGACTTAGTCGTCGATTTTGGCTTTCGACTTCTTCTTCTTGTTTTTGATTTTGGCATCGGCCTTAGCGCCCGGGGCCGTCATTACCGAGGTGCCATCGGTGGTGCCGGCGGCGGGCTGGGTGGTCATCGAGCCACCGGTGGTGGTCGATTCTACCGTGGTGGTAGTGGTTTCGGTGGTAGCCGGCGTGGTGGTGGGCGTTGTTACCGGGGTTTGCGGTGCCGTTTGGGCCGGAGTCGTGGTCGATTGCTTGGTGGTAGTGGTGGTAGTGCTGGTTTGGGCATTGGCAGCATAGGCACCACCTACAAGCAGGGCGGCAAGAACAACAAACTTTTTCATGGGTAGGGGGTTAAAAAACGCTCACACATAAGAAGCTCCGGCGCGAAGCTCCTCTTTAGATTAGCCTTTAACGATATTTGGTAAGCGGGGTTACAAAGCCGCCTGATTATTTGTCGGGCTGGCGCCTGTGGCCCGTATACGGTGGGGCCTCAAGGCAGCGGCAGGCAATAAATCGGTTGTCGCGAAGCGCGGGCACATGCAGCCAGGGCCGCTGGTCCTTTATCTTGTCGTTGTTTTGATTGTACAAAGAATACTACTCGCGTTGTCGGCATTGCTGGGTTCAGCAGCGCAGCCGCAGGCTGCAACCGGGCAGCCGGTGCGCACGCGCACTTTTGGGCTGGAGTGCAAAACCACCGTAAGCCCTGCCAGTGGTGGCGCGCTGGAGCTGTGGGTGCCCGTGCCGCACTCCGATGCTTCGCAGCAAATCACGGCCCTGCAGGTAGAAACCGCTTACCCGTACGAGTTGGTAGAGGGCCGCTACGGCAACCGCATGCTGCACATGCGCCTGGCACAGCCGCCGGCTGCGGAGTTTACCGTGATGCTACGCTGCCGGGTAAGCCGGCAGGAGCACATCAACCCGCTGCTGCCCAGGGCCGCCATGCGCAAGCTGCCGAAACCGCCGCCCGACCCCGAGCTGAAGCGCTGGCTCGGGCCCGACCGCCTGGTACCGCTCGACGACCAGATCCGGCTGTGGGCGCACGAGGTGGCCGCCCAAGCCAACGCCAAAACCGACCTCGAAAAAGCCCGCGCCGTGTACGAGCACGTGGTAGGCACCGTGCAGTACGACAAAAGCGGGCAGGGCTGGGGCCGCGGCGACATTTACTACGCCTGCGATGCGCGCCGCGGCAACTGCACCGATTTTCATGCGGTGTTTATCGGCTACTGCCGGGCCCTAGGTATCCCGGCGCGGTTCAGCATCGGGCTGCCACTGCCCCCGGAGCGCGGCACCGGCGAGGTAAAAGGCTACCACTGCTGGGCCGAGTTCTACACCAAGCAAACCGGCTGGGTGCCCATCGATGCCTCCGAAGCCGCCAAGAACCCCGATAAGCGCGCGTACTACTTTGGCACCCACGACGAAAACCGCGTGGAGTTCAGCCGCGGCCGCGACCTGGTGCTGACGCCCGCGCAGCAGGGCGAACCGCTCAACTACTTTGTGTTTCCGTACGCCGAGCTCAACGGCAAGCCTTACAGCGGCGTGAGCTACCAATACCGCTACCGCGACGCAGCCGAGTAACACCGCTGGGGTGGCTGCCGCAGTACGCTTCGGGAGCAGTTGCCGGAGGGTGATTTATGCCATAATCAGCTAAAAAACTTAGCGGGTAATAGCTATATATTTTAGCTTATATTATCTTCGGTTTATCAACAGCAAAGGGGTAAAGCTCATGGATATACGTGCGGTTAGTACACTCGAGCTAGGGGCTTGGTCGGAGGAAACCTACCAGGGAGCGGCCGATGCGCCGGCTATGGCCCGGGCCACCGCAACCCAGGTGTTCAGCGGCGACATTGAAGGCGAAAGCCGGCTCGAAATGCTCATGACCTACCACCCCGATGGCTCGGCCAGCTCGGTGGGGTTGGAGCGCGTGGTGGGTCGGGTAGGAGGGCGGGCCGGCAGCTTTGTGCTGCAGCACAGCGGCAGCCTCGAGGACGGCGTAACCAAGGCCAACTTGGCGGTGGTGCCCGGCTCGGGTACGCACGAGCTCAACGGCCTGCATGGCCACGGCTGGTGCGTGCGGCCCGCAGGCAAGCCCGGCGCTATTACGCTGGAGTACAGCTTCGAGGGGTAGCCCCGGCCCCGCCCTAGGTGCAGCAGCCGTGCCGGGCAAGCAACAGCTGGGCAATACCCATTTGCGGCGCTGGCAGTACAACGGAGGCCAACCAGGTACCTCCGCCAACATGCCCAGCCAGCGCCTGCCCCACGCGTTTATCCTCCGCACAGTAACCCTGCACCAAGAAGTACACGGGGTCGAAGAACTAACCCTGCATACCAACGCCGGCGACATGCCGGCGCGCTTTCATGCGGCTGGCCCCTATGCCAGCGTAGTGCTGTGGGTGGGCGGCGCGGGCGGCGGCCTCGATGGCCCGGCCTGGGGCATGTACCCCCGGCTGGCGGCGCAGCTGCAGCTGCATGGCATAGCCTCGATGCGCCTGCATTACCGCTTCCCCAACGATCTGGAAGCCTGCGTTTACGATGTGCTGATGGCCGTGCAGTACCTTGTGCAGCAGCGTGCCCTCGGCAGGGTGGCGCTGGTGGGGCATTCGTTTGGCGGAGCAGTGGTGATTTCGGCCGGCGCCGTAGCCGATGAGGTAACGGCCGTGGTAGCCATGAGCAGCCAAACCTACGGCACCAACCTGGCGCCCAGGCTCAGCCCCAAGCCGCTGCTGCTCCTGCATGGCACCGACGACGAAGTACTGCCACCCGCCTGCTCCGAAAACATCTTTGCCCGCTCCGGCGAGCCGAAGCAGTTGCTGCTGTACCCGGGCTGCCGCCACGGCCTCGACGAGTGCCGCGACCAGGTGGACGAGGACGTGGCGGCCTGGCTCACCCACCACCTGATGCAGCCCAGCACCTAGGCGGCTTAGCCTTCTTTGTAGAGCTTGCCTGCTTTTTCGGCCGACACCTTAATGCCCTTGATCATGGCCGAGCTAAAGCCCTGGTGCTCCATTTCGTTGAGGCCGGCAATGGTGCAGCCCTTGGGCGAGGTCACTTTGTCGATTTCCTGCTCGGGGTGCGAGGCCAGCTGCAACAGCAAATCGGCGGCGCCTTTGGCGGTT
The sequence above is drawn from the Hymenobacter sp. YIM 151858-1 genome and encodes:
- a CDS encoding ParA family protein; translation: MGKIIAVANQKGGVGKTTSSINLAASLAALEYRTLLVDADPQANATSGVGFDPKDIQHSIYECMVDGINAQDIILQTNILPHLDLMPSHIDLVGAEVEMINLPNREEKMKQALAALADQYDFIIIDCSPSLGLITVNALTAANSVIIPVQCEYFALEGLGKLLNTIKIIQSRLNPQLEIEGILLTMYDVRLRLSNQVVEEVKLHFQQLVFDTIIPRNVKLSESPSFGIPVILHDAESKGSISYLNLAREIVEKNAVTQDGAAYAEGDAA
- a CDS encoding alpha/beta hydrolase → MPSQRLPHAFILRTVTLHQEVHGVEELTLHTNAGDMPARFHAAGPYASVVLWVGGAGGGLDGPAWGMYPRLAAQLQLHGIASMRLHYRFPNDLEACVYDVLMAVQYLVQQRALGRVALVGHSFGGAVVISAGAVADEVTAVVAMSSQTYGTNLAPRLSPKPLLLLHGTDDEVLPPACSENIFARSGEPKQLLLYPGCRHGLDECRDQVDEDVAAWLTHHLMQPST
- a CDS encoding T9SS type A sorting domain-containing protein, encoding MKHALLLFLLSVGQVGYLQSSASGQNLIQNGTFSKYPAHSATAAELPPGTDLGGWSSGLGYAGTSMYPPDTKISVQTGSVVYYYNMVRQGTFPGDPANRVPPSSTWLYSNGNISGLPMTVWIQRVEVKPNADYLFSFYTSNAISSERDLKSDPVLRIEVDGKQVGKDMQVYDEADPRSGHNGRDGWDRRVVHFQTGPTTTSIELKIIDLATDSNGDDLALTALDLHQATKEEIIRATAPSGLALFPNPAVRSTRLDLRTLPLGKYEVMFIDAVGRWVRTEQHLGGEMQAIDLRDLPVGTYLVRIRGGKNSHTLRLLKE
- a CDS encoding transglutaminase-like domain-containing protein, which produces MRTRTFGLECKTTVSPASGGALELWVPVPHSDASQQITALQVETAYPYELVEGRYGNRMLHMRLAQPPAAEFTVMLRCRVSRQEHINPLLPRAAMRKLPKPPPDPELKRWLGPDRLVPLDDQIRLWAHEVAAQANAKTDLEKARAVYEHVVGTVQYDKSGQGWGRGDIYYACDARRGNCTDFHAVFIGYCRALGIPARFSIGLPLPPERGTGEVKGYHCWAEFYTKQTGWVPIDASEAAKNPDKRAYYFGTHDENRVEFSRGRDLVLTPAQQGEPLNYFVFPYAELNGKPYSGVSYQYRYRDAAE
- a CDS encoding metal-dependent hydrolase, producing MELTYYGHSCFGLLVGGSRLLFDPFIRPNALAKDVQVDQIQADFILLSHGHFDHVSEVEEIGKRTNAPLVGMFEVLSWFEQKGLQAPYKMNIGGRAQLPFGTVKMVPAVHSSSMPDGSYGGVAGGFVLETAEGNLYFAGDTALTYEMKLIGERTKLDVALLPIGDNFTMGIDDALQAAQWLGVKRVVGMHYDTFPPIKLDHDAAQRKAQEAGVELVLLNIGQTINL
- a CDS encoding DUF3224 domain-containing protein, yielding MDIRAVSTLELGAWSEETYQGAADAPAMARATATQVFSGDIEGESRLEMLMTYHPDGSASSVGLERVVGRVGGRAGSFVLQHSGSLEDGVTKANLAVVPGSGTHELNGLHGHGWCVRPAGKPGAITLEYSFEG
- a CDS encoding PA14 domain-containing protein → MRIARPAALPVQGAGSGLTASYFANGTLAGAPSVRRIDAAIDFNWGTGAPAEGLPTDNFSVRWEGLLAAPSTGRYRFLARTEDEVRVWVNGKQMLDTWNGRKPSAGEGYVELAAGEKTSIRIEYADSEGDARLQLQWVPPGQAAQVIGTSYLYPLGSPTTPDPVNPAAAVAAAPVAKPQPTPVKKPAAAKPAPKTAAAKPAETKPVAKAAPKPEAPKAEAKPKQSKADAKAAETAAALPAGVYILTSRAGNKPLEVIEPGRPNRRAYSEAGAGGPTVEGRSTAPQWRIESLGNGFYRIGVQGSNKVLEVLGSATSNGTPMSLWTYYSGNNQLWRIEPAEGSYYKLIAKHSNKALTAKDSIEGGLQQWRYSARVDQQWKLEAVATEDEVASVAAAAPADLKGTGSYNMSIYPNPSNGVVQLRYSLPEEIPMGWVLYNQNGAPVRVSDYRRKNAGAHHQTLDFTGLPAGDYNLRMTVGANTTRVQLQLRKPSAGEAATADEASASGAKQP
- the serA gene encoding phosphoglycerate dehydrogenase, whose translation is MSNTAPPFPYIVIDFDSTFTQVEALDELADIALRGRPEREQVVAQIKALTDGGMDGSVSFSESLRRRIELLPARREHLHELVQHLRTKVTESIRRNQAFFQQHADRVYIVSSGFREFIEPVVAEFGIPPEQVLANTFTFDAEGRITGFDPENPLSQDGGKILQLHLLGLDDAPVYVLGDGITDYQIREAGLAARFYAFTENVARPAVVAQADEVVPSFDEFLYQNKLPMTLSYPKNRIRALLLENIEPTAERLFREEGYQVEVVPGGLDEEELMERIEGISILGIRSKTQVTPRVLERANRLIAVGAFCIGTNQIDLLGCMQRGIAVFNAPFSNTRSVVELALGEIIALARRLPVKSEQMHRGVWDKSARGAFEIRGKKLGIVGYGNIGSQLSVVAEAVGMQVLYYDIAEKLQLGNATKCRTLEELLRQADVVTLHVDGRPENTNLIGAAELALMKPGALLLNNARGHVVDITALADALRSGHLGGASVDVFPYEPKTNDEPFESPLRGLPNVLLTPHVGGSTAEAQRNIAEFVPERIMGYVNTGNTLQSVNLPNIQLPPQQQAHRLIHIHHNVPGVLAHINNVLAAHAVNILGQYLKTNEHIGYVITDVNREYDQEVIKALRQVEQTIKFRVLY